One Halovivax ruber XH-70 genomic region harbors:
- a CDS encoding 3-oxoacyl-ACP synthase yields MTTVGLTGYGRYLPESVLTGAEIAEASGIPESVVVEKMGLSAKRVCRPGEDHVSDMSVAAAESALTDAGVDASELDMVLYHGSEFKDHVVWSAAADICERIGADEAFATESYTLCAGAPIAIRQARAQLQVDHVDRVLLVAASREESLVDYENERSSFMFNFGSGASAMVLESDPGERARALVHESAALTDGSFSRDVIMPAGGSVEPASHESVDASRHTLDVPDPDGMKERLAPVSLPNYLTVADTALDRSGFGREDLDFVAVTHMKRSFHETLFDELGLDSATDGHYLDEYGHVQSVDQILALEEGRRAGLLESGDLVCFLAAGTGYTWAATMLTWLG; encoded by the coding sequence ATGACGACCGTCGGCCTCACCGGCTACGGCCGGTACTTGCCCGAGTCGGTCCTGACCGGGGCGGAGATCGCGGAGGCGAGCGGGATTCCGGAGTCGGTCGTCGTCGAGAAGATGGGGCTCTCGGCAAAACGGGTCTGTCGGCCCGGCGAGGATCACGTCAGCGACATGTCGGTCGCGGCCGCCGAATCGGCGCTGACCGACGCGGGCGTCGATGCCTCCGAACTGGACATGGTGCTCTACCACGGGAGCGAGTTCAAGGATCACGTCGTCTGGTCGGCGGCGGCCGACATCTGCGAGCGAATCGGTGCCGACGAGGCGTTCGCGACGGAGAGCTACACGCTCTGTGCAGGCGCACCGATCGCCATCAGACAGGCGAGGGCCCAGCTCCAGGTCGACCACGTCGATCGCGTCCTGCTCGTCGCTGCGAGTCGGGAGGAGAGCCTCGTCGACTACGAGAACGAGCGCTCGTCGTTCATGTTCAACTTCGGCTCCGGCGCGAGTGCGATGGTGCTGGAGTCGGACCCGGGCGAGCGAGCGCGGGCACTGGTCCACGAGAGCGCTGCTCTGACCGATGGCTCGTTCTCCAGGGACGTGATCATGCCCGCCGGCGGCTCCGTCGAACCGGCGAGCCACGAGAGCGTCGATGCGAGCCGACACACCCTCGACGTCCCCGATCCGGACGGGATGAAGGAACGATTGGCCCCGGTGTCGTTACCGAACTACCTCACGGTCGCCGATACGGCGCTCGATCGATCCGGCTTCGGCCGTGAGGACCTCGACTTCGTCGCCGTCACGCACATGAAGCGGTCGTTCCACGAGACGCTCTTCGACGAACTCGGCCTGGACTCCGCGACCGATGGCCACTACCTGGACGAGTACGGGCACGTCCAGAGTGTCGACCAGATACTCGCACTCGAGGAGGGGCGCCGAGCGGGGTTGCTCGAATCGGGTGATCTGGTCTGCTTCCTGGCGGCGGGGACAGGTTACACCTGGGCGGCGACCATGCTGACGTGGCTCGGGTGA
- a CDS encoding branched-chain amino acid ABC transporter permease — protein MTDSTNDGTGRTATTDRSTTDSESTRTTPTGEVERLTPEGDSSPADAAADEADSWLHLYARDHLSHAAVVALFVVYPLLYAQLTAIPAIDLVVATVDPGAFFDAFLPATTFVIALFFLGLFAMSFDFISGYTGYLSFGHAAFYGVGAYGIILAANGKVPGLSPETPFMVTMILAGLVAFALALAIGLVSFRLSGVYFAMITLGVAQVIYVLVRNWDYAAGNPLSGPSHNGPTPEIGIPYVDSLSVAIGRLAGDSFENVFGLGLDLSATWVSYWAIGLVVLVCYFAMQRIIHSPFGRVMIAIRENEERARAVGYNVFWYKMVAFGFSAFFAAIAGALFAGFSNNASPDDTFYFLVTADALIVTIIGGIGTLAGPLFGAGFFQWLEDVLSAEQGGLAPYLRETLGEPILSTEVLGVTLGDVINSAVAGRAPLYLGIVFVAFVLLVPNGLLGSLRDRLGGTVAKRLPAVLERYRRR, from the coding sequence ATGACTGATTCGACGAATGACGGAACCGGACGGACGGCAACGACGGATCGTTCGACGACCGATAGCGAGTCTACTCGGACGACGCCAACCGGCGAGGTGGAGCGGCTGACTCCCGAGGGCGACTCCTCGCCGGCCGATGCAGCGGCGGACGAAGCCGACAGTTGGCTTCACCTCTATGCGCGCGACCACCTCTCTCACGCGGCGGTCGTCGCGCTCTTCGTAGTGTATCCGCTCCTGTACGCCCAGCTGACGGCCATTCCTGCGATCGACCTCGTCGTCGCGACCGTCGATCCCGGCGCGTTCTTCGACGCGTTCCTCCCCGCGACGACGTTCGTGATCGCACTGTTCTTCCTGGGGCTGTTCGCGATGAGCTTCGACTTTATCAGCGGCTACACCGGGTACCTGTCGTTTGGCCACGCGGCGTTCTACGGCGTCGGTGCCTATGGCATTATTCTGGCGGCGAACGGCAAGGTTCCGGGACTCTCCCCGGAGACGCCGTTCATGGTTACCATGATTTTGGCAGGCCTGGTCGCGTTCGCCCTCGCGCTGGCGATTGGCCTCGTCTCGTTCCGGCTCTCGGGGGTCTACTTCGCGATGATCACCCTCGGCGTCGCCCAGGTGATCTACGTCCTGGTGCGCAACTGGGACTACGCCGCCGGGAATCCGCTGAGTGGACCGAGTCACAACGGACCTACCCCGGAGATCGGGATTCCGTACGTCGACTCGCTCTCTGTCGCGATCGGACGGCTGGCCGGCGACAGCTTCGAGAACGTGTTCGGCCTCGGGCTGGACCTCTCGGCGACGTGGGTATCCTACTGGGCAATCGGGCTCGTCGTCCTCGTCTGTTACTTCGCGATGCAGCGGATCATCCACTCGCCGTTCGGCCGGGTGATGATCGCCATCCGCGAGAACGAGGAGCGTGCCCGCGCCGTGGGCTACAACGTCTTCTGGTACAAGATGGTCGCGTTCGGCTTCAGCGCCTTCTTCGCGGCGATCGCCGGCGCGCTCTTCGCCGGTTTCTCCAACAACGCCTCGCCCGACGACACGTTCTACTTCCTGGTGACCGCCGACGCGCTGATCGTGACGATCATCGGTGGCATCGGGACGCTGGCCGGGCCGCTGTTCGGCGCCGGGTTCTTCCAGTGGCTCGAGGACGTGCTGTCGGCCGAACAGGGCGGGCTCGCCCCGTACCTCCGGGAGACGCTGGGCGAACCGATCCTCTCGACCGAGGTCCTCGGCGTGACGCTCGGCGACGTGATCAACTCCGCGGTCGCCGGACGCGCGCCGCTGTACCTCGGCATCGTCTTCGTCGCGTTCGTCCTGCTCGTTCCGAACGGGCTGCTCGGGAGCCTCCGGGATCGACTCGGTGGGACCGTCGCGAAGCGGTTGCCAGCCGTCCTGGAGCGATATCGCCGCCGGTAG
- a CDS encoding branched-chain amino acid ABC transporter permease, whose translation MIGTLSGFLAGLAVVPELAAIVSFVDVPLALGGVGDFLARLLQPDTLVRILLEGMGKAAIYFMIAVGLTLVFGLMGVLNFAHGAFAMLGAYVGGIVLVGTISAGSGVGTRLLLFVVAAGVVFAVMAAFGAAVETKLVRPIYDRPPTYQILLTFGIGLVLEELSRIVTTLRGIQPEPTWSAAAGTIPAVLEGSIDILQETLGINVRAFYLFAAAGGILVATAVWLFLTRTLYGLYIRAGSEDSEMVEALGVDVRRAFTVVFGIGTGLAALGGVFLTWDPTWGPSVLLNIDVLLFAFVVVVIGGLGSFKGTVAAALVVGVADSFTTWLFHTGIVTFPGLPEVTIFLLLVATLVVKPQGLYGVEEVGGH comes from the coding sequence ATGATCGGGACACTGTCTGGGTTCCTCGCGGGACTCGCTGTCGTCCCTGAACTCGCCGCGATAGTGTCGTTTGTCGACGTGCCGCTGGCGCTCGGCGGAGTCGGCGACTTCCTGGCTCGACTACTCCAGCCCGACACGCTCGTCCGGATCCTCCTCGAAGGGATGGGTAAGGCGGCGATCTACTTCATGATCGCGGTCGGGCTGACACTGGTGTTCGGCCTGATGGGCGTCCTCAACTTCGCTCACGGTGCGTTCGCCATGCTCGGCGCCTACGTCGGTGGGATCGTCCTCGTCGGGACGATCTCGGCCGGTTCGGGTGTCGGTACCCGTCTCCTGCTGTTCGTCGTCGCTGCGGGCGTCGTCTTCGCGGTGATGGCGGCGTTCGGCGCCGCCGTCGAGACGAAGCTCGTCAGACCGATCTACGACCGGCCGCCGACGTACCAGATCCTGCTGACGTTCGGGATCGGCCTCGTCCTCGAGGAACTGTCCCGGATCGTCACGACGCTGCGAGGTATTCAACCCGAACCGACGTGGTCCGCTGCAGCGGGAACGATCCCTGCCGTCCTCGAAGGATCGATCGATATCTTACAGGAGACGCTCGGTATCAACGTCAGGGCCTTCTATCTCTTCGCCGCGGCGGGCGGCATCCTCGTCGCAACTGCGGTCTGGCTCTTCCTGACGCGGACCCTGTACGGACTGTACATTCGCGCGGGGAGCGAGGATTCGGAGATGGTCGAGGCGCTCGGCGTCGACGTTCGCCGGGCGTTCACGGTCGTCTTCGGGATCGGAACCGGCCTGGCCGCCCTCGGCGGGGTCTTCCTCACGTGGGATCCAACGTGGGGCCCGAGCGTCCTGCTCAACATCGACGTGCTCCTCTTCGCGTTCGTGGTCGTCGTCATCGGCGGCCTCGGCTCGTTCAAGGGGACGGTCGCGGCAGCGCTCGTCGTGGGCGTCGCCGACTCGTTTACGACGTGGCTGTTCCACACCGGGATCGTCACGTTCCCGGGCCTCCCCGAAGTGACGATCTTCCTGTTGCTGGTGGCAACGCTCGTCGTCAAACCGCAGGGACTCTACGGGGTCGAGGAGGTGGGCGGCCATTAG
- a CDS encoding ABC transporter ATP-binding protein, with protein sequence MSVLELEDVHTYYGESHVLQGVDLQVEAGEIVALLGRNGVGKTTTLRSILQLTPPREGTVRFAGEDVTGLATSDVANRGVGWVPEERRVFGYLTVEENVRIAVGPDGEYESLRDEIFTLFPDLERFRDEEARNLSGGQQQMLAIARGMVGDNDLLLVDEPSEGLAPMIVEQVVDALREASAETTMILVEQNFPLAMDLADRFYLLDQGTVVESGSTEGVTADDERIRRYLAA encoded by the coding sequence ATGAGCGTGCTCGAACTCGAAGACGTCCACACGTACTACGGCGAGAGTCACGTCCTGCAGGGCGTGGACCTACAGGTCGAGGCGGGTGAGATCGTCGCCCTTCTCGGGCGCAACGGAGTCGGCAAGACGACGACGCTCCGATCGATCCTGCAACTCACACCGCCGCGGGAGGGGACTGTCAGGTTCGCAGGCGAGGACGTAACCGGCCTGGCGACCAGCGACGTCGCGAACCGCGGTGTCGGGTGGGTCCCGGAGGAGCGACGCGTGTTCGGCTACCTCACCGTCGAGGAGAACGTCCGTATCGCCGTCGGCCCGGACGGCGAGTACGAGTCGCTCAGAGACGAGATCTTCACGCTGTTTCCGGATCTCGAACGGTTCCGGGACGAAGAAGCGCGCAACCTGAGCGGTGGCCAGCAGCAGATGCTCGCCATCGCCCGCGGAATGGTCGGTGACAACGATCTCCTGCTCGTCGACGAGCCGAGCGAGGGACTGGCGCCGATGATCGTCGAACAGGTCGTCGACGCGCTACGCGAAGCCTCGGCGGAGACGACAATGATCCTCGTCGAACAGAACTTCCCGCTCGCGATGGACCTGGCCGACCGGTTCTACCTGCTCGATCAGGGGACCGTCGTCGAGTCGGGATCGACGGAGGGCGTCACCGCGGACGACGAACGAATCCGGAGGTACCTCGCGGCATGA
- a CDS encoding ABC transporter ATP-binding protein, with the protein MLLSTHNLTKDFGAITAVEGVDFTLDHGELCSVIGPNGAGKTTFFNLLTGALEPTAGRIEFAPTSRSDPVDITDAPTHETALLGLHRSYQITNVFPTVSVLENVRIAVQAHRGRDSWQFWRNANAFDDHVAEAESILSRIGLAADAAEPAENLSHGEKRTLEIGVALAGDPDLLLLDEPTAGVSSEDVGTVTDIIEDVAADHAVMLIEHNMDVVMDISDRVAVLNQGELIEQGEPETVRNSDAVQRAYLGGYDSSGGAVESDDDANGDVGVSA; encoded by the coding sequence ATGCTCCTCTCGACTCACAACCTGACGAAGGACTTCGGGGCCATCACGGCGGTCGAGGGCGTCGACTTCACCCTCGACCACGGTGAGCTGTGCTCGGTCATCGGGCCGAACGGAGCGGGGAAGACGACCTTTTTCAACCTGCTGACCGGTGCCCTCGAACCCACCGCCGGACGGATCGAGTTCGCGCCGACGTCGCGGTCCGACCCCGTCGACATCACGGACGCGCCGACCCACGAGACGGCGTTGCTTGGCCTCCATCGCTCATATCAGATCACGAATGTTTTCCCGACGGTGTCGGTTCTGGAGAACGTCCGGATCGCCGTGCAGGCCCACCGTGGGCGCGACTCCTGGCAGTTCTGGCGCAACGCGAACGCGTTCGACGACCACGTCGCGGAAGCCGAATCGATTCTCTCCCGGATCGGCCTCGCCGCCGACGCCGCGGAACCCGCGGAGAACCTGAGCCACGGCGAGAAGCGCACGCTCGAGATCGGCGTTGCACTCGCCGGCGACCCTGACCTCCTCCTGTTAGACGAGCCGACGGCCGGCGTCTCGAGCGAAGACGTGGGCACGGTGACGGACATTATCGAAGACGTCGCTGCCGATCACGCGGTCATGCTGATCGAGCACAACATGGACGTCGTCATGGACATCAGCGATCGGGTCGCCGTCCTCAACCAGGGCGAACTGATCGAACAGGGCGAGCCGGAGACGGTTCGCAACAGCGATGCGGTCCAGCGCGCGTACCTGGGTGGCTACGATAGTTCCGGCGGTGCAGTCGAATCGGACGACGACGCGAACGGCGACGTCGGGGTGAGCGCCTGA
- a CDS encoding ABC transporter substrate-binding protein: protein MVKRLDRRTVLRSTGAFGAAGMASLAGCIADPGDGGGGGGDTFKIGALQPTSGDLAYYGEISLMGFYSGLAHRYGADPVESVETGTYEMETDDGPTFEFVVQDTGFDPSTAQSVAEDLIIDEDVDLLFGASSSDSARQISTSVLTETDIPYVVGPAADADITVSNDYCHEQLFRASEHTAMDARAGGRYVAEQGDVSTVAIFAAEGAFGEGVASNYTEVLEGEGIDVLEPRFVESGYSEFGGLFDEAVEQGADGVVGGFTFATLPEFLPTAMEYDEMQAFGGFAELVTNQVIGSTIEATLGEGFTEQDIKDAQLGPFTTRYHWNQYDNPINDSFIDMHVDAYGIVPDLFSAGTFVGGSAVGQAIDESGSTQGADVAAAMRGMTVEETPKGEGAYTFQEHNNQAASSMTVAWPVPTTDEWADSWDAAVMPGEPVETYAADEVMVPASESSCSL from the coding sequence ATGGTAAAACGTCTCGACAGACGGACGGTGCTGCGGAGTACAGGCGCCTTCGGGGCGGCCGGCATGGCGAGCCTCGCTGGCTGTATCGCCGATCCCGGAGACGGTGGCGGCGGTGGCGGCGACACCTTCAAAATCGGGGCCCTGCAGCCGACGTCGGGCGACCTGGCGTACTACGGCGAGATCAGCCTGATGGGCTTTTACTCCGGCCTCGCGCATCGATACGGGGCTGACCCGGTCGAGAGCGTGGAGACGGGGACGTACGAGATGGAGACCGACGACGGACCGACGTTCGAGTTCGTCGTCCAGGACACCGGGTTCGATCCGAGCACGGCCCAGAGCGTCGCCGAGGACTTGATCATCGACGAGGACGTCGACCTCCTGTTCGGTGCCTCCAGTTCCGATTCGGCGCGCCAGATCTCGACCAGCGTGCTCACCGAGACGGACATTCCCTACGTCGTCGGCCCGGCCGCGGACGCCGACATCACCGTCTCGAACGACTACTGTCACGAACAGTTGTTCCGCGCGAGCGAGCACACTGCGATGGACGCCCGTGCGGGCGGCCGGTACGTCGCCGAGCAGGGAGACGTCTCGACCGTCGCGATCTTCGCCGCCGAGGGTGCCTTCGGTGAGGGCGTCGCGAGCAATTACACCGAAGTGCTCGAAGGCGAGGGGATCGACGTGCTGGAGCCACGCTTCGTCGAGTCCGGCTACAGCGAGTTCGGCGGGCTGTTCGACGAGGCTGTCGAGCAGGGGGCCGACGGGGTCGTCGGCGGCTTCACGTTCGCGACGCTGCCCGAGTTCCTGCCGACGGCGATGGAGTACGACGAGATGCAGGCGTTCGGCGGCTTCGCCGAACTGGTGACGAACCAGGTCATCGGCTCGACGATCGAAGCGACGCTCGGCGAGGGATTCACCGAGCAGGACATCAAGGACGCCCAGCTGGGGCCGTTCACGACGCGCTACCACTGGAACCAGTACGACAACCCGATCAACGATTCGTTCATCGACATGCACGTCGACGCCTACGGCATCGTCCCCGACCTCTTCAGCGCGGGGACGTTCGTCGGCGGCTCGGCGGTCGGCCAGGCCATCGACGAGTCGGGCTCCACCCAGGGCGCCGATGTCGCCGCGGCCATGCGCGGGATGACTGTCGAGGAGACGCCGAAAGGCGAGGGTGCGTACACGTTCCAGGAGCACAACAACCAGGCGGCCTCCTCGATGACCGTCGCCTGGCCCGTGCCGACGACCGACGAGTGGGCGGATTCGTGGGACGCCGCAGTCATGCCGGGTGAACCGGTCGAGACGTACGCGGCCGACGAGGTGATGGTACCGGCCAGCGAATCGAGCTGCTCGCTTTGA
- a CDS encoding helix-turn-helix domain-containing protein produces MIDVTMDMEQYDCPFIETTDDHDVTFRALQWDFDSATRELETRMMVEGRSRNSLESGLSTLQTHGNMHQCELFKKHDDVALIKTTIAETNAMRVIRNNGGFITGPFEIEAGSERWEVGFDDATVADDTLAELEVNNEFTVEERHGLELDPMFDLMKNTDAAETLLEACRQLSETERQTLAVAAEKGYFNQPRGATLQMLANEFDVSDTAVSKNVRRAERKILKRVVDAMDTIEDTR; encoded by the coding sequence ATGATCGACGTCACGATGGACATGGAGCAGTACGACTGCCCGTTCATCGAGACCACTGACGACCACGACGTGACCTTCCGTGCGTTGCAGTGGGATTTCGATTCGGCCACCCGCGAACTCGAGACGCGGATGATGGTCGAGGGCCGGAGCCGCAACTCGCTCGAGTCGGGCCTGTCGACGCTGCAGACGCACGGGAACATGCACCAGTGCGAGTTGTTCAAAAAGCACGACGACGTCGCACTGATCAAGACGACGATCGCCGAGACCAACGCCATGCGCGTCATCCGGAACAACGGCGGATTCATCACCGGCCCCTTCGAGATCGAAGCCGGTAGCGAGCGCTGGGAGGTCGGCTTCGACGATGCAACGGTCGCCGACGACACGCTCGCCGAACTCGAGGTCAACAACGAGTTCACCGTCGAGGAGCGCCACGGCCTCGAACTCGACCCGATGTTCGACCTCATGAAGAACACCGACGCCGCCGAGACGCTGCTCGAAGCCTGTCGCCAGCTCTCCGAGACGGAACGACAGACGCTGGCCGTCGCGGCCGAGAAGGGCTACTTCAACCAGCCTCGCGGCGCCACCCTGCAGATGCTGGCAAACGAGTTCGACGTCTCCGACACGGCGGTCTCGAAGAACGTTCGCCGCGCAGAGCGTAAGATCCTGAAACGCGTCGTCGACGCGATGGACACGATCGAAGACACGCGTTGA